AAGGATATTGCCAGGGAGAGGGAGTTTATCCTAAAGCTCATCGGCTCAGAAAAGAACGACATCAGGAGGATGCTCAAAAGCACCTTCCCCGAACTGGAGAGGATCTGTAATGTATTCGGTGATGTGATGCTCCTGTTTCTCAGGGAATACCCTTCTGCACGGCTCATAAAGGATGCTGACCCTGAATGCGTTATGAAGGCGTTCCAGCACACAGACAAAAGGCTTCGGATCTATAAATCAAAAGATGAAATTCTAAAGGCGGCACATAATTCCATTGCGTCTCCTCATCCGGCGATAGAACAACTGTTACCGGGGAAGATAGACACCCTTCTTTACCTCAATAAAAGACTCGATGAGGTCACGGATATGCTGGTACAGTGGTGTGAATCGGCGATGAAGGATGATCTTAAAATCCTTACATCGATGAACGGTATCAATATCAAGACCGCAGCACCCTTCCTGGCAGAGATGGGAGACTACAGAAATTATAAAACCTATAAGAACTTCATTGCCTTTTCCGGGCTTGATCCCTCTATTCACGAGTCGGGAACGTTTAAGGGGATGAGCAGACTCTCGAAGAGAGGGAACAGACATCTGCGGAGAATTATCTATCTCATGACTTTCTGTGCTATACGGATAAAAGGTCCATTGAAGACCTACTTTACTAAAAGAAGGGATGAGGGATTGCCGTTTAAAAAGGCATTATTTGCAACAGCGCATAAACTGATAAGGACCATATTTGCTATGCTGACGAAAAGAACACATTATGTGAGCGGGGAGATGATAACTGGTTGACTACAAACAAACAGC
This genomic window from Pseudomonadota bacterium contains:
- a CDS encoding IS110 family transposase, encoding MYSLFVGIDVSKDSFSVSGIDGKENVVFSLVAAMDRNGFSECMKTISSHSEDLSHVVVAMESTGSYHMNLLSFLTSQEIRTIVVNPLLIKNFSKLSLRKTKTDKKDAHTIARFLLAQRDSLDRFFAHQYKDLKDIAREREFILKLIGSEKNDIRRMLKSTFPELERICNVFGDVMLLFLREYPSARLIKDADPECVMKAFQHTDKRLRIYKSKDEILKAAHNSIASPHPAIEQLLPGKIDTLLYLNKRLDEVTDMLVQWCESAMKDDLKILTSMNGINIKTAAPFLAEMGDYRNYKTYKNFIAFSGLDPSIHESGTFKGMSRLSKRGNRHLRRIIYLMTFCAIRIKGPLKTYFTKRRDEGLPFKKALFATAHKLIRTIFAMLTKRTHYVSGEMITG